One stretch of Bradyrhizobium canariense DNA includes these proteins:
- a CDS encoding cupin domain-containing protein, which produces MIKKILLGLTVAAFTFAGGALAQQSGIKRTPLQKIEFPDGYVTITGIAEVQPGGTAGRHTHPGIETGYVLEGEADLIVEGKTQHLKAGDSYSIPTGAIHDVKVSGDKPFKVLGIYVVDKTKPLATPAP; this is translated from the coding sequence ATGATCAAGAAAATTCTGCTCGGATTAACCGTCGCCGCCTTTACCTTTGCAGGCGGCGCGCTCGCGCAGCAAAGCGGCATCAAACGCACCCCGCTGCAAAAAATCGAGTTTCCGGACGGCTACGTGACCATCACCGGCATTGCCGAAGTCCAGCCAGGCGGCACCGCTGGACGTCATACCCACCCCGGCATCGAAACCGGTTATGTGCTGGAAGGTGAAGCCGACCTCATCGTCGAGGGCAAGACCCAGCACCTGAAAGCCGGCGACTCCTATTCAATTCCTACCGGCGCCATCCATGACGTCAAGGTTTCCGGCGATAAGCCATTCAAAGTGCTTGGTATTTACGTAGTGGACAAAACCAAGCCGCTCGCCACGCCAGCACCATAA
- a CDS encoding HpcH/HpaI aldolase family protein, whose translation MTAAPAPLNRLRKLWREGRPTFGAIATIPSIQMVQIMARSGIDWIIVDLEHGPIDLGSAHGMIVATSGTPCVPLARIAANEPWLAKAPMDLGALGINFPMICNHTDAEKAVRSVRYPPRGDRQWGPFHAPFRWGVSMPDYMATADDDMICMVTIEHVEAVKRIDEIMATPGIDVAVIGTGDLATSIGKRGRLDDPEVLALIAQAEAGILKSGVPIGGAARTAEQANQMIDRGYVALALGFDWSLFARGIAVSFEGIKR comes from the coding sequence ATGACCGCAGCGCCTGCCCCGCTCAACCGCCTCCGCAAACTATGGCGCGAGGGGCGTCCGACATTCGGCGCGATCGCGACCATTCCCAGCATACAGATGGTTCAGATCATGGCCCGTTCAGGGATCGACTGGATCATTGTCGATCTCGAACATGGTCCGATCGATCTCGGCTCCGCGCACGGCATGATCGTCGCCACCTCAGGCACGCCTTGCGTGCCGCTGGCGCGGATCGCCGCCAACGAACCCTGGCTCGCCAAGGCGCCGATGGATCTCGGTGCCCTGGGAATCAATTTTCCGATGATCTGCAACCACACGGACGCTGAAAAAGCCGTACGAAGCGTGCGCTATCCGCCGCGCGGCGACCGGCAGTGGGGCCCGTTTCACGCCCCGTTTCGCTGGGGCGTCTCGATGCCCGATTACATGGCGACCGCCGACGACGACATGATCTGCATGGTCACCATCGAGCATGTCGAGGCAGTCAAGCGCATCGACGAGATCATGGCGACGCCGGGCATCGACGTCGCTGTCATCGGCACCGGCGACCTTGCCACCAGCATCGGCAAGCGCGGCCGGCTGGATGATCCCGAAGTGCTGGCGCTGATCGCGCAAGCCGAAGCCGGCATCCTGAAAAGCGGCGTTCCGATCGGCGGCGCCGCGCGCACGGCCGAACAAGCCAACCAGATGATCGACCGCGGCTACGTAGCGCTGGCGCTCGGCTTCGACTGGTCGCTGTTCGCCCGCGGGATTGCCGTGAGTTTCGAAGGCATCAAGCGCTGA
- the murI gene encoding glutamate racemase produces the protein MSARPTILVFDSGLGGLTVLREIVKARPDAHYVYVADDTFFPYGHHSEEAITARVVPLIGELISAHAPDLVVIACNTASTLVMSHLRGAYAVPFVGTVPAIKPACASSTTKRVSVLGTKGTVKREYTQALIRDFAQGCDVTLVGSADLAALAEAALGGAEVSDSLILAELAPCFVGAGDPNSARTDTVVLACTHYPLLMDRLVRLAPWPVDWIDPAPAIARRVVDLLGSPGSDADQAGAEMIFTSNRPHTLSQALMPFFGGRVPA, from the coding sequence GTGTCAGCTCGCCCAACGATACTCGTGTTTGATTCCGGCCTTGGCGGCCTCACGGTGCTGCGCGAGATCGTAAAGGCGCGGCCCGATGCGCATTATGTCTATGTCGCAGACGACACGTTCTTTCCCTACGGCCACCATAGCGAAGAGGCGATCACCGCGCGGGTGGTGCCGCTGATCGGCGAATTGATATCGGCGCATGCTCCCGACCTCGTCGTGATCGCCTGCAACACGGCCTCGACCCTGGTGATGTCGCATTTGCGCGGCGCCTACGCCGTGCCCTTTGTTGGAACGGTCCCCGCCATCAAGCCGGCTTGCGCCAGTTCGACAACAAAGCGCGTGTCGGTGCTCGGCACCAAGGGCACCGTCAAGCGCGAATATACCCAAGCGCTGATCCGCGATTTTGCCCAGGGCTGCGACGTGACGCTGGTGGGTTCGGCGGATCTCGCAGCGCTTGCGGAAGCGGCGTTGGGCGGCGCTGAAGTGAGCGATTCCCTAATTTTGGCCGAACTGGCGCCGTGTTTTGTCGGGGCCGGCGATCCCAATTCGGCGCGCACCGATACCGTGGTGCTGGCCTGCACCCACTACCCGCTGCTGATGGACCGGCTCGTCCGGCTGGCACCGTGGCCGGTGGACTGGATCGATCCCGCGCCCGCGATTGCGCGGCGGGTCGTGGATTTGCTGGGGTCGCCCGGCAGCGATGCCGATCAGGCCGGTGCCGAAATGATCTTCACCTCGAATCGGCCGCACACGCTGAGCCAGGCGCTGATGCCGTTTTTCGGCGGCCGAGTCCCCGCGTAA
- the purB gene encoding adenylosuccinate lyase: MIPRYTRPEMASIWEPQTRFKIWFEIEAHAADALAELGVIPKEAAKTIWAKAKDATFDVARIDEIERETKHDVIAFLTHLAEIVGPEARFVHQGMTSSDVLDTCFNVQLTRAADLLISDVDKVLAALKKRAFEHKMTPTIGRSHGIHAEPVTFGLKLAYAYAEFSRARERLVNARKEVATCAISGAVGTFAQIDPRVEAHVAKAMGLVPEPISTQVIPRDRHAMYFATLGVIASSIERLATEIRHMQRTEVLEAEEFFSEGQKGSSAMPHKRNPVLSENLTGLARMVRAYVTPAMENVVLWHERDISHSSAERMIGPDATVTLDFALNRLASLIDKLLIYPENMQKNLDRLGGLVHSQRLLIALTQKGASREDAYKFVQRNAMPVWRGEGDFQTLLKKDPEVKKYLGDAEIEEQFDLGYHLKHVDTIFKRVFAES; this comes from the coding sequence ATGATCCCCCGTTACACTCGTCCGGAAATGGCCTCGATCTGGGAGCCGCAGACCCGCTTCAAGATCTGGTTCGAGATCGAGGCGCATGCGGCGGATGCGCTGGCGGAACTCGGCGTGATCCCGAAGGAAGCCGCCAAGACGATCTGGGCCAAGGCCAAGGACGCCACCTTCGATGTCGCGCGCATCGACGAGATTGAGCGCGAGACCAAGCACGACGTCATCGCCTTCCTGACCCATCTGGCCGAGATCGTCGGTCCCGAGGCGCGCTTCGTGCATCAGGGCATGACCTCCTCCGACGTGCTCGACACCTGCTTCAACGTGCAGCTCACCCGAGCCGCTGATTTGCTGATATCGGACGTCGACAAGGTGCTGGCGGCGCTGAAGAAGCGCGCCTTCGAGCACAAGATGACACCGACCATCGGCCGTTCGCACGGCATTCACGCCGAACCCGTCACGTTCGGGCTGAAGCTCGCCTATGCCTATGCGGAATTTTCCCGCGCCCGCGAGCGTCTGGTCAACGCCCGCAAGGAAGTCGCGACCTGCGCCATCTCGGGCGCGGTCGGCACCTTTGCCCAGATCGATCCGCGCGTCGAAGCGCATGTCGCCAAAGCGATGGGCCTGGTGCCGGAGCCGATCTCGACACAGGTGATCCCGCGAGACCGCCACGCGATGTATTTCGCGACGCTTGGCGTGATCGCTTCCTCGATCGAACGGCTTGCCACCGAAATCCGCCATATGCAGCGCACTGAGGTGCTGGAAGCCGAAGAATTCTTTTCGGAGGGCCAGAAAGGCTCCTCGGCGATGCCGCACAAGCGCAATCCGGTGCTGTCGGAGAATCTCACCGGCCTTGCCCGCATGGTGCGCGCCTATGTGACACCGGCGATGGAGAATGTCGTGCTGTGGCACGAGCGCGATATTTCGCACTCTTCGGCCGAGCGCATGATCGGTCCCGATGCCACGGTGACGCTCGACTTCGCGCTCAACCGCCTGGCCAGCCTGATCGACAAGCTGTTGATCTATCCGGAGAACATGCAGAAGAACCTCGACCGGCTCGGCGGCCTCGTGCATTCGCAGCGGCTGCTGATCGCGCTGACGCAGAAGGGCGCCAGCCGTGAGGACGCCTACAAATTCGTGCAGCGCAACGCGATGCCGGTATGGCGCGGTGAAGGCGACTTCCAGACGCTGTTGAAAAAAGACCCCGAGGTGAAGAAATATCTCGGCGATGCCGAGATCGAGGAGCAGTTCGACCTCGGCTATCACCTCAAGCACGTCGACACGATCTTCAAGCGCGTGTTCGCCGAGAGCTGA
- a CDS encoding TetR family transcriptional regulator — MNEVVVLTPERILEVTEDVLRRYGLAKATVVDVARALDVSHGSVYRHFPSKASLREAVAKRWLDRLSEPLAKISEGSGPAPVRLERWLRALCSAKQKKVCDDPEMFQTYLTLAREACGAVKAYKEGLVDQIADILSDGVKQGAFHVADVKVSARAIYDATIRYHHPAHADDWKDPALAARIDALLELLLKGLETPRKR, encoded by the coding sequence ATGAACGAAGTCGTGGTTCTGACCCCTGAGCGTATTCTTGAAGTCACAGAAGACGTGCTGCGCCGCTATGGACTGGCGAAAGCAACCGTCGTGGACGTTGCCCGTGCGCTCGACGTGAGCCACGGCAGCGTCTACCGGCATTTTCCGAGCAAGGCGTCGTTGCGCGAAGCGGTGGCCAAGCGATGGCTTGACCGCCTCAGTGAGCCGCTGGCCAAGATCTCCGAAGGCTCCGGTCCCGCACCTGTGCGTCTTGAACGCTGGCTACGGGCGCTATGCTCTGCCAAGCAGAAGAAGGTGTGCGACGATCCTGAAATGTTTCAGACCTATCTGACATTGGCGCGCGAGGCCTGCGGGGCCGTGAAGGCCTATAAGGAAGGTCTGGTCGACCAAATCGCGGATATTTTGTCTGATGGCGTCAAACAGGGCGCCTTCCATGTCGCCGATGTCAAAGTGTCGGCGCGCGCCATTTACGACGCCACCATTCGCTATCATCATCCAGCCCATGCTGACGATTGGAAGGATCCGGCGCTTGCGGCGCGGATCGACGCTTTGCTCGAGCTGTTGCTGAAGGGCCTTGAGACGCCGCGCAAACGGTAA
- the rpe gene encoding ribulose-phosphate 3-epimerase, with protein sequence MSQQFASRPLVIAPSILASDFSRLGEEVRAVDAAGADWLHLDVMDGHFVPNISYGPDIIKAMRPHTRKIFDAHLMIAPCDPYLEAFAKAGCDHITVHAEAGPHLHRSLQAIRALGKKAGVSLNPGTPISSIEYVIDMIDLVLVMSVNPGFGGQAFIRSALGKVGDIRAMTAGRPIDIVVDGGVTADVSGPLAAAGANAFVAGSAVFKGGTVESYKANIAAIRDAAAAARGEMV encoded by the coding sequence ATGTCCCAGCAATTTGCGTCACGCCCTCTGGTCATCGCGCCGTCGATCCTGGCGTCGGATTTCTCCAGACTGGGCGAAGAGGTCCGCGCCGTCGATGCGGCCGGCGCTGACTGGCTTCATCTCGATGTGATGGACGGGCATTTCGTGCCCAACATTTCCTATGGCCCCGACATCATCAAGGCGATGCGGCCGCACACCAGGAAGATCTTCGACGCCCATTTGATGATTGCGCCGTGCGATCCCTATCTCGAGGCCTTTGCCAAGGCCGGCTGCGATCACATCACGGTGCATGCCGAGGCCGGTCCGCATTTGCACCGCTCGCTGCAGGCGATCCGCGCGCTCGGCAAGAAAGCCGGAGTCTCCCTCAACCCGGGAACCCCGATCAGCAGCATCGAATATGTGATCGACATGATCGATCTGGTGCTGGTGATGTCGGTTAACCCCGGCTTCGGCGGCCAGGCCTTCATTCGCTCGGCGCTCGGCAAGGTCGGCGACATCAGGGCCATGACCGCGGGACGGCCGATCGATATCGTGGTGGATGGCGGCGTGACTGCGGATGTTTCCGGCCCGCTCGCAGCCGCAGGCGCCAATGCCTTTGTCGCCGGATCGGCCGTGTTCAAGGGCGGCACCGTGGAAAGCTACAAGGCGAACATCGCTGCGATCCGCGACGCCGCGGCTGCCGCGCGTGGAGAGATGGTCTGA
- a CDS encoding septal ring lytic transglycosylase RlpA family protein — protein MYRSVLTIFVALTAASACEAETGLASYYGGRGHRGEMTCAHRTRPFGSIVTVTHAGQSIRCRVNDRGPFIRGRVIDVSLSAARALGMTRSGIVRVSVE, from the coding sequence GTGTATCGATCTGTTTTAACGATTTTCGTTGCGCTTACAGCGGCTTCCGCCTGCGAAGCCGAGACCGGCCTCGCCTCCTATTACGGCGGCCGTGGGCACCGCGGCGAGATGACCTGCGCTCACCGCACCAGACCGTTCGGAAGCATCGTCACGGTGACTCACGCCGGCCAATCAATCCGCTGTCGCGTCAACGATCGCGGCCCCTTCATTCGGGGAAGAGTCATCGACGTCTCCCTCAGCGCCGCCCGCGCTCTCGGCATGACGCGCTCCGGCATCGTTCGCGTCTCGGTCGAATGA
- a CDS encoding EF-hand domain-containing protein: MLFALGAASTALSAMQSLTSSASSSTQSTGFGQGSSDPFEISPAPSSTSSSQATTGFSGGGSQISPATMQALLAAQGQSSTTTSASTSSSDALQNLFSQIDANGDGQITKSEFENALGAGGTNVAQADDVFSKLDTNGDGSVSLSELSSALKGAGGGHGHHHADGSSGSGNSSSADPSTDPLLQALQASSSTSTSGSNALSSASLTAVDSSSLTPISLSASSYNVTQQMIQRQAQMMSSLSAFNA, from the coding sequence ATGCTATTTGCTTTGGGTGCCGCGTCGACCGCATTGAGCGCCATGCAGTCGCTGACCTCATCGGCCTCGTCCTCGACGCAATCCACGGGCTTCGGCCAGGGCTCGTCGGACCCGTTCGAAATCAGTCCGGCTCCGTCGTCGACGAGTTCATCTCAGGCCACCACCGGCTTCAGCGGCGGGGGCTCACAGATATCGCCGGCCACGATGCAGGCGCTGCTTGCGGCGCAAGGCCAGTCGTCGACGACAACTTCGGCATCGACCAGTTCGTCTGACGCGCTGCAGAATCTGTTTTCGCAGATCGACGCCAATGGCGACGGCCAGATCACCAAATCGGAATTCGAGAATGCGCTCGGCGCTGGAGGAACCAACGTCGCGCAGGCCGACGACGTGTTCAGCAAGCTGGACACCAACGGCGATGGCAGCGTGAGTCTCAGCGAATTGTCGTCGGCGTTGAAGGGAGCCGGCGGCGGTCACGGGCATCATCATGCCGACGGTTCGAGCGGATCCGGCAACTCCAGCAGTGCCGACCCGAGCACCGATCCGCTGTTGCAGGCGCTGCAGGCTTCGTCCTCTACCTCGACATCGGGTAGCAACGCCTTGAGCTCGGCGTCCTTGACAGCTGTAGACTCTTCCTCGCTGACGCCGATATCGCTCAGTGCGTCATCGTACAATGTGACCCAGCAGATGATTCAACGCCAGGCTCAGATGATGTCGTCGTTATCGGCTTTCAACGCCTGA
- a CDS encoding P1 family peptidase, with protein sequence MKNLLTDIAGVRVGHAGDATLASGVTAVVFDRPAVASMDVRGGGPGIREGSLLDPVSTVEQIDAIAFSGGSAFGLEAGGGVQAWLAEQGRGFRIRDAVIPIVPGAICFDLLNGGDKEWGRFAPYRDLGYAAAAAASTSFTLGSVGAGLGATVANLKGGLGSASAATPGGVNVAALAVVNAVGSVTVGDGPWFWAAPFEIDSEYGGRGLPTSFTSDMLTMRLKGGPAITAVENTTLAVVVTDAVLTKPQARRLAMIAQTGFARAIYPVHAPLDGDVVFAAATCEKPIDPLFGLTELGMVAANVTARAIARGVYAATALPFPGALPAWQDRFG encoded by the coding sequence TTGAAAAACCTCCTCACTGATATCGCGGGCGTCCGTGTCGGTCATGCCGGGGATGCCACGCTGGCGTCCGGCGTCACCGCGGTGGTTTTCGACCGCCCCGCCGTCGCCTCGATGGATGTGCGCGGCGGCGGGCCCGGCATCCGTGAGGGTTCGCTGCTCGATCCCGTCAGCACGGTGGAGCAGATCGACGCCATCGCGTTTTCAGGCGGCTCGGCGTTTGGGCTCGAAGCCGGCGGCGGGGTCCAGGCCTGGCTCGCTGAACAGGGGCGCGGATTCCGGATTCGCGACGCCGTGATTCCGATCGTGCCCGGAGCGATCTGCTTCGATCTGTTGAACGGCGGCGACAAGGAATGGGGCCGCTTTGCTCCGTACCGGGATCTCGGCTATGCCGCGGCGGCCGCCGCAAGCACGTCATTCACGCTCGGCAGCGTCGGGGCTGGCCTCGGCGCCACCGTGGCTAATTTAAAAGGCGGTCTGGGCTCCGCTTCGGCGGCGACACCAGGCGGTGTCAACGTCGCAGCGCTCGCGGTGGTCAATGCCGTCGGCAGCGTCACGGTCGGCGACGGGCCGTGGTTCTGGGCGGCCCCGTTTGAAATCGACAGCGAGTATGGCGGGCGTGGCCTGCCGACTTCGTTCACGTCAGACATGCTCACGATGCGCCTCAAGGGCGGTCCCGCGATCACCGCCGTGGAGAACACCACGCTGGCAGTGGTCGTGACCGATGCTGTGCTGACAAAGCCGCAGGCCAGGCGGCTCGCCATGATCGCGCAAACCGGATTTGCCCGTGCGATCTATCCGGTGCACGCGCCGCTCGATGGCGACGTGGTGTTCGCAGCCGCCACCTGCGAAAAGCCGATCGATCCGCTGTTCGGTCTCACCGAACTTGGCATGGTCGCCGCCAATGTCACGGCACGCGCGATCGCACGCGGCGTGTATGCGGCAACCGCACTGCCCTTCCCCGGCGCGCTGCCGGCCTGGCAAGACCGCTTCGGCTAG